In one Betaproteobacteria bacterium genomic region, the following are encoded:
- a CDS encoding dihydrodipicolinate synthase family protein, with amino-acid sequence MPNRLAMTPTFTGVYPILATPFGEDERLDLASMERMVDFISGLGVEGITVLGVLGESNRLMDNEREEVIRVSAKAARGRCAVIAGTSHSGTQAALALSTMAQKLGADAVMVTPHNEPAPNDERVLEYYRAIAQGIGIPVVLQDHPASTQVHMSVPLILRIVNEVPGIAALKEEAVPTPPKIRALKQGMKTRQIPILTGLGALYGQFDLEAGSDGFNTGFAFPEVLMAMVAAAKAGDWNRVKALYTRFLPLIVFEQQPGVAVRKEILRLRGWIKSNRVRHPGAALAPATAEQLHTLIEQVLPGADLTKRLDPHL; translated from the coding sequence GTGCCAAATCGGTTAGCCATGACTCCAACTTTCACCGGCGTATATCCTATTCTCGCCACCCCCTTCGGCGAGGACGAGCGCCTCGATCTAGCTTCCATGGAACGCATGGTGGATTTCATCTCCGGGCTCGGGGTGGAAGGCATCACCGTGCTGGGCGTGCTGGGGGAATCCAACCGTTTAATGGATAACGAGCGCGAAGAGGTTATTCGCGTTTCCGCCAAGGCAGCGCGCGGCCGCTGCGCGGTGATCGCGGGGACGAGTCATAGCGGAACGCAAGCCGCCTTGGCCCTCAGCACGATGGCGCAAAAGCTGGGGGCAGACGCGGTGATGGTCACGCCGCACAATGAACCCGCTCCCAACGACGAGCGCGTCTTGGAGTATTACCGCGCCATCGCCCAGGGCATTGGCATTCCCGTGGTCCTGCAAGACCATCCGGCCTCCACCCAGGTGCACATGAGCGTGCCGCTGATTCTGCGCATTGTGAACGAAGTACCCGGCATCGCCGCGCTCAAGGAAGAAGCGGTACCCACGCCGCCCAAAATTCGCGCCTTGAAACAAGGAATGAAGACAAGGCAGATTCCCATCCTCACCGGCCTTGGCGCTCTCTATGGGCAATTCGATTTGGAGGCGGGGTCCGATGGCTTCAACACGGGCTTTGCCTTTCCGGAGGTGCTGATGGCGATGGTGGCGGCAGCGAAGGCCGGCGACTGGAATCGCGTGAAGGCGCTATACACCAGGTTCCTACCGCTCATCGTGTTCGAACAACAACCCGGCGTGGCGGTGAGGAAGGAAATCTTGCGTTTGCGCGGATGGATCAAATCCAATCGCGTTCGCCATCCCGGTGCGGCCCTCGCCCCCGCCACCGCGGAACAATTACATACGCTAATCGAGCAAGTATTGCCGGGCGCCGATCTCACCAAGCGCCTGGATCCTCACCTTTGA